The Bombus huntii isolate Logan2020A chromosome 6, iyBomHunt1.1, whole genome shotgun sequence genome window below encodes:
- the LOC126867154 gene encoding phospholipase A1-like has product MSVTINVSSSKFYPTLFSILVYANPLFRTEGDGYLTLFRVHVAPLPHYHGLDTYLNATNFTLYTRENPTNGDIIKLNDIESVQNSHWNASKQTIIITHGWIQGGLACEIVRDAFLEVRDCNVIILDWSEISDYINYYEVIKFVPHVARYLASFVNFMRIEAGLRTTNLKIIGHSLGAQIAGLSAREVGKSSRVAEVIALDPAMPMFQEKQPGERIDESDAENVQVLHTCAGNLGMNISIGTSDFYANDGKHQPGCGIDMFGFCAHLRSYRFFAESIKNPKGFLGTRADGATAYMGGSTLDPNAKGTYYFKVNSQYPYARDG; this is encoded by the exons ATGTCAGTCACGATAAATGTATCATCGTCAAAAT TTTATCCTACGCTCTTTTCGATATTGGTCTATGCAAATCCGCTATTTAGAACAGAGGGAGATGGATACTTAACTCTCTTTCGCGTTCACGTAGCCCCACTGCCTCATTACCACGGTTTAGACACCTACTTGAACGCGACCAATTTTACGCTATACACAAG AGAGAATCCCACAAATGGAGACATCATAAAACTAAATGACATAGAGTCCGTCCAGAACAGTCATTGGAACGCAAGCAAGCAAACAATTATAATCACTCATGGTTGGATACAAGGCGGTTTAGCTTGTGAAATCGTACGCGATG CTTTCCTTGAGGTCCGAGACTGCAACGTTATTATTCTCGATTGGAGTGAAATATCAGActacataaattattacgaaGTCATAAAGTTCGTACCGCACGTTGCCAGGTATTTAGCTAGTTTCGTAAACTTTATGCGAATTGAGGCTGGTTTGCGAACGACCAACTTGAAAATTATTGGACACTCTCTCGGTGCTCAAATCGCGGGCTTGAGCGCGCGGGAGGTAGGAAAATCGAGCCGAGTGGCGGAAGTTATCG CACTCGATCCTGCCATGCCAATGTTTCAAGAAAAACAACCTGGTGAAAGAATTGATGAATCGGACGCGGAAAATGTGCAAGTTCTTCACACATGTGCCGGAAATTTAGGTATGAATATCTCGATTGGTACTTCAGACTTCTATGCGAATGATGGAAAACATCAACCAGGATGCGGCATTGACATGTTTG GATTTTGCGCACACTTGCGTAGCTACAGATTCTTCGCTGAATCAATTAAGAATCCGAAAGGCTTTCTCGGCACACGTGCAGATGGTGCAACAGCATACATGGGCGGTTCTACCCTCGATCCAAA TGCTAAAGGAACCTACTACTTCAAAGTTAACAGTCAGTATCCTTATGCTCGTGATGGATAA